A stretch of Synergistaceae bacterium DNA encodes these proteins:
- the trxB gene encoding thioredoxin-disulfide reductase, with the protein MEKHELVIIGAGPAGMSAAIYGRRAGLDVLVLERAATGGQINITDEIENYPGVAHATGPEIGDLLKNHALKFGTEFRMVDNSKVELRGDKKIVITKKGGEENEIEAEAIIVATGAHFRRLGCEGEAEHIGQGVSFCAVCDGAFFEDLEVAVVGGGNTAVEEGGYLTKFASKVYIIHRRDEFRADRAAIAQALANPKIEPVYNTVVEKIEGDGMVENLVLKNVRTGEISNLPVSGVFMFVGQEPDVDCVKGLVKSEKGGWIITNDHMETSVEGIFAAGDVRSKYLRQVITAAADGAVAAMAASSYINEQLHLRSTLLEPEEVKAFFYSSIDEAQVKLSNAVENCAKAKGVKVPVIDGYRNARMIDKLGLADKMPAVAVIKKGVVDKVTTLKSEAEIEGALA; encoded by the coding sequence ATGGAAAAGCATGAACTTGTCATCATCGGAGCAGGCCCGGCAGGAATGTCGGCGGCAATTTACGGAAGGCGCGCGGGTCTTGACGTTCTCGTACTTGAGAGAGCAGCAACAGGCGGACAGATTAACATCACGGACGAGATCGAGAATTACCCCGGTGTCGCACACGCAACAGGCCCGGAAATCGGCGACTTGCTGAAGAATCACGCGCTCAAATTCGGGACTGAGTTCCGCATGGTCGACAACAGCAAAGTAGAATTACGCGGCGACAAGAAAATCGTCATCACGAAAAAGGGCGGAGAAGAGAACGAAATCGAAGCCGAAGCTATCATCGTTGCAACGGGCGCGCATTTCCGCAGGCTCGGCTGTGAGGGTGAAGCGGAGCATATTGGGCAGGGCGTAAGTTTCTGCGCTGTGTGTGATGGCGCGTTCTTTGAGGATTTAGAGGTTGCCGTTGTTGGAGGAGGAAATACAGCGGTTGAAGAGGGCGGATACCTCACAAAATTTGCATCAAAAGTCTACATCATTCACCGCCGTGATGAGTTCCGTGCTGACCGTGCCGCAATCGCTCAGGCTCTCGCCAATCCCAAAATTGAACCCGTCTACAATACCGTTGTCGAGAAAATCGAGGGCGATGGAATGGTCGAAAATCTCGTGCTGAAGAACGTACGCACCGGGGAAATCTCAAACCTTCCTGTTTCGGGCGTGTTCATGTTTGTGGGACAGGAGCCGGATGTTGACTGCGTGAAAGGTCTCGTGAAGTCCGAGAAGGGCGGATGGATCATTACGAATGACCACATGGAGACATCAGTCGAGGGAATTTTCGCGGCGGGCGATGTCAGAAGCAAATACCTGCGTCAGGTAATCACGGCAGCTGCTGACGGTGCAGTCGCGGCAATGGCGGCAAGCTCATACATCAACGAGCAGCTTCATTTGCGCTCAACACTCTTAGAGCCGGAAGAGGTCAAGGCGTTCTTCTACTCAAGCATTGACGAAGCACAGGTGAAACTGTCGAACGCTGTCGAGAATTGCGCGAAAGCAAAGGGCGTGAAAGTCCCGGTGATTGACGGCTACAGGAACGCGAGAATGATCGACAAGCTCGGACTCGCTGACAAAATGCCCGCAGTCGCAGTGATAAAGAAGGGCGTTGTTGACAAAGTAACGACTCTCAAGAGCGAGGCAGAAATTGAAGGGGCATTAGCATA